The Aurantiacibacter arachoides genome window below encodes:
- a CDS encoding dihydrofolate reductase, with protein MREVLFIVARATNGVIARDGAVPWAIREDLQRFKRLTMGRPMIMGRKTFESLPGLLPGRRHVVLTRQADWHADGAEVAHSAEEALALAGDGDVAVIGGAEVFDLLWHTGTRFELTEVFEDTAGDITMRSPADDPAWREVARESRAAAGGFPPYDFVTFERTR; from the coding sequence TTGCGAGAGGTGCTGTTCATCGTCGCCCGCGCGACCAACGGGGTCATCGCGCGCGATGGCGCGGTGCCGTGGGCGATTCGCGAGGATCTGCAGCGGTTCAAGCGCCTCACGATGGGACGCCCAATGATAATGGGCCGCAAGACCTTTGAGAGCCTGCCCGGCCTCCTCCCCGGCCGCCGCCACGTGGTGCTGACGCGGCAGGCAGACTGGCACGCCGATGGCGCCGAGGTCGCGCATTCGGCAGAAGAAGCGCTGGCGCTGGCGGGCGACGGCGATGTCGCGGTCATCGGCGGGGCGGAGGTGTTTGACCTGCTGTGGCACACGGGCACGCGGTTCGAACTGACCGAGGTGTTCGAAGACACGGCCGGGGATATCACCATGCGCTCTCCCGCAGACGATCCTGCCTGGCGCGAGGTCGCGCGCGAAAGTCGTGCCGCGGCAGGCGGCTTTCCGCCCTACGACTTCGTCACCTTCGAGCGCACCCGGTGA
- a CDS encoding PH domain-containing protein, giving the protein MHDDDLDDEPLTTLDPRYKAMLHTYAALSMVPLLALGLGLSLAGEVPAWVPGIILLVIAALFVFYLPTRRWQSRGYHMAADRLRVVRGVMFHADTVVPFNRVQHLDVEQGPLERAFGIARLILHTAGTHNASVVLPGLSHETAVAMREAIRAHVKRESL; this is encoded by the coding sequence ATGCATGACGACGATCTCGACGATGAACCGCTCACCACGCTCGATCCGCGGTACAAGGCGATGCTGCACACCTATGCTGCCTTGTCGATGGTGCCATTGCTGGCGCTGGGCCTCGGCCTGAGCCTGGCCGGTGAGGTGCCGGCATGGGTGCCGGGTATCATCCTGCTGGTTATCGCGGCGCTGTTCGTCTTCTACCTGCCGACAAGGCGCTGGCAATCGCGCGGCTATCACATGGCGGCGGATCGGCTGCGCGTGGTGCGCGGGGTCATGTTTCATGCCGATACCGTGGTGCCGTTCAACCGGGTGCAGCACCTCGATGTCGAGCAGGGGCCGCTGGAGCGGGCCTTTGGCATCGCCCGGCTGATCCTGCACACGGCGGGCACGCACAACGCGTCGGTCGTCCTTCCGGGCTTGTCGCACGAAACCGCGGTTGCCATGCGCGAGGCCATCCGCGCGCACGTGAAGCGCGAATCGTTGTGA
- a CDS encoding bifunctional riboflavin kinase/FAD synthetase produces the protein MRLTHRDPVPEALRGAIVALGNFDGFHLGHQRVVAEAVDWARAVGRPAVVATFDPHPVRHFAPHVPPFRLTSLDQREELFKAAGAGAMLVFAFDDALAATTAESFVADLLGAHLGAAGVVTGEDFTFGKGRGGNTQVLRDVGAAHGIAARAIGPVADGGLTVSSSRIRDALKAGDCEVAGHLLTRPFTVRGTVIHGDKRGREMGFPTANMELGTFLRPRFGIYAVTARVLATGQVLQGAANVGVRPTFDPPKELLEPYFFDFAGDLYGQQLDVEFRHFLRPEQRFENMDALMVQMEADCEQARKLLGAPAQ, from the coding sequence ATGAGGCTGACCCACCGCGATCCTGTGCCCGAGGCGCTGCGCGGCGCGATTGTCGCGCTCGGCAATTTCGACGGCTTCCACCTTGGCCACCAGCGCGTGGTGGCAGAGGCGGTGGACTGGGCCCGCGCCGTGGGCCGCCCGGCCGTTGTCGCCACCTTCGACCCGCACCCAGTGCGCCATTTCGCCCCGCACGTGCCGCCCTTCCGCCTGACCAGCCTCGACCAGCGCGAGGAGCTGTTCAAGGCCGCGGGCGCGGGCGCGATGCTGGTGTTCGCCTTTGACGACGCGCTGGCGGCGACCACGGCGGAAAGCTTCGTCGCCGACCTGCTCGGCGCGCATCTTGGCGCGGCGGGCGTGGTGACGGGGGAGGACTTCACCTTTGGCAAGGGCCGCGGCGGCAATACGCAGGTGCTGCGTGATGTCGGCGCGGCGCACGGCATCGCGGCGCGGGCGATCGGCCCGGTGGCGGATGGCGGCCTGACGGTCAGCTCCAGCCGCATCCGCGACGCACTGAAGGCAGGCGATTGCGAGGTGGCAGGCCATCTCCTCACCCGCCCGTTCACCGTCCGCGGCACGGTCATCCACGGCGACAAGCGCGGTCGCGAAATGGGCTTTCCCACCGCCAACATGGAACTGGGCACCTTCCTTCGCCCGCGCTTCGGCATCTACGCCGTCACCGCCCGCGTGCTGGCAACGGGACAGGTATTGCAGGGCGCGGCCAACGTGGGGGTGCGGCCCACCTTCGATCCGCCGAAGGAACTGCTCGAGCCCTACTTCTTCGATTTCGCGGGCGATCTCTACGGCCAGCAACTCGATGTCGAATTCCGCCATTTCCTGCGCCCCGAACAGCGGTTCGAGAACATGGACGCGCTGATGGTGCAGATGGAAGCCGATTGCGAACAGGCCCGCAAACTCCTAGGTGCGCCCGCGCAATGA
- the gpmA gene encoding 2,3-diphosphoglycerate-dependent phosphoglycerate mutase, which produces MPSLNRATLILVRHGQSEWNLANRFTGWWDVDVTEKGVEEARAAGRLLKDRGILPTLAFTSLQTRAIKTLHLALEECGRLWIPEIKDWRLNERHYGGLTGLDKQQTREKHGEEQVHVWRRSFDEPPPPIEAGSEFDLSADPRYAGITVPAAESLKLTIERVLPYYQEAIVPRLADGETVIVSAHGNSLRALVKHLSAISDDDITGLEIPTGQPIVYEFDAEMTPGERYYLKDR; this is translated from the coding sequence TTGCCCAGCCTGAACCGAGCCACTTTGATCCTGGTGCGCCACGGCCAGAGCGAATGGAACCTCGCCAACCGCTTCACCGGCTGGTGGGATGTCGACGTGACCGAAAAGGGCGTGGAGGAAGCACGCGCCGCCGGGCGGCTGCTGAAGGACCGCGGAATCCTGCCAACGCTCGCCTTCACCTCGCTGCAGACCCGCGCCATCAAGACGCTGCACCTGGCGCTGGAGGAATGCGGGCGACTGTGGATCCCCGAGATCAAGGACTGGCGCCTGAACGAACGCCACTATGGCGGCCTGACCGGGCTCGACAAGCAGCAGACGCGCGAAAAACACGGCGAGGAGCAGGTGCACGTGTGGCGTCGCAGCTTCGACGAACCGCCGCCGCCGATCGAGGCGGGCAGCGAATTCGACCTTTCCGCCGACCCGCGCTATGCCGGGATCACCGTGCCCGCCGCCGAAAGCCTCAAGCTGACCATCGAGCGGGTGCTGCCCTATTACCAGGAGGCGATCGTGCCACGCCTGGCGGATGGCGAGACCGTGATCGTCTCGGCCCACGGCAACAGCCTGCGCGCGCTGGTAAAGCACCTCTCGGCCATTTCCGACGATGACATTACCGGGCTGGAAATCCCCACCGGCCAGCCGATCGTCTACGAATTCGACGCCGAAATGACGCCCGGCGAGCGTTACTATCTCAAGGACCGCTGA
- the purE gene encoding 5-(carboxyamino)imidazole ribonucleotide mutase — protein MGAPVAIVMGSQSDWPTMQCAADVLDALGVSSDARIVSAHRTPDRLHQFGTGAAGEGFRVIIAGAGGAAHLPGMIAALTHLPVLGVPVRSRALSGMDSLLSIVQMPAGVPVGTLAIGEAGATNAGLMAASILALADDALAARLTDWRAAQTARVAERPED, from the coding sequence ATGGGCGCGCCTGTCGCCATCGTCATGGGCAGCCAGTCGGACTGGCCAACCATGCAATGCGCTGCCGACGTGCTGGACGCGCTGGGCGTCAGCTCGGATGCGCGCATCGTTTCCGCCCACCGCACGCCCGACCGGCTGCACCAGTTCGGCACGGGCGCGGCGGGCGAGGGGTTTCGCGTCATCATCGCCGGCGCGGGCGGCGCGGCGCACTTGCCCGGCATGATCGCTGCGCTGACGCATCTGCCCGTGCTCGGCGTGCCGGTGCGTTCCAGGGCGCTTTCCGGGATGGATAGCCTGCTCTCGATCGTGCAGATGCCTGCCGGCGTTCCCGTGGGCACGCTGGCCATCGGCGAGGCGGGGGCGACCAATGCCGGGCTGATGGCCGCCAGCATCCTCGCGCTGGCGGACGATGCCCTCGCCGCGCGGCTGACCGACTGGCGCGCCGCGCAGACCGCCAGGGTGGCCGAACGGCCCGAGGACTGA
- a CDS encoding PH domain-containing protein has translation MNEAFGAKAAGDVAPGEWRRVNPLSIFARTARGLVSGLVPAAFVLFGAARSENFSAAWIVFPILLAIFGAQIGAAWLAWSRTRYRIGENDVRLEQGILSRSARSIPYDRIQDVSLEQRLLPRLLGLVEVKFETGAGGKEELALAYVSEAEGERLRETVRALVDGADTFVEAPAGSAAGPLAGAGEVPVAAADPRTRTLFAMQPRRLLVYGLFSFSLVIFAVILGAAQQFDFLFNVWDWLDVFIEDERYRGAADALAGYSTSAKIAAALYALVTIIVVGMASGVAQVFVRDWGFLLERTAKGFRRRRGLLTKTDVVMPVHRVQALVVSTGWLRRRFGWHGLAFISLAQDSGKANHEVAPFATMDEIAPIVAEAGFTLPGAAVRWWRPAPAYYAIRAGLAVLLVAVALTVAVVVAAAEGTPLWPLLLLIVPVAAWQALRGWYLWRVERHALDRAQVLSKRGWLSPNLQIASRAKLHSAGITQGPFGRWLGYCTLNLGLAGGTMAFRGLRREDARSLRAAVLDSMIATDFSQLPR, from the coding sequence GTGAACGAGGCGTTCGGTGCGAAAGCGGCGGGCGACGTCGCTCCGGGTGAGTGGCGGCGGGTCAATCCGCTGTCGATCTTTGCCCGCACCGCGCGCGGGCTGGTGAGTGGCCTGGTGCCCGCTGCATTCGTATTGTTCGGTGCCGCCCGGTCGGAAAACTTCAGCGCGGCATGGATCGTCTTTCCCATCCTGCTGGCGATCTTCGGCGCGCAGATCGGCGCGGCGTGGCTGGCGTGGAGCCGCACGCGCTACCGGATCGGCGAGAACGACGTGCGGCTGGAGCAGGGCATCCTGAGCCGGTCGGCGCGATCCATACCCTACGACCGCATCCAGGATGTCAGCCTCGAACAGAGGCTGCTGCCGCGTCTGCTGGGGCTGGTGGAAGTGAAGTTCGAAACCGGTGCGGGCGGCAAGGAGGAGCTCGCGCTCGCCTACGTGTCCGAGGCCGAGGGCGAGCGGTTGCGGGAGACGGTGCGCGCGCTGGTGGATGGGGCCGACACCTTCGTGGAGGCGCCAGCCGGCTCAGCTGCCGGACCGCTGGCCGGGGCGGGGGAGGTGCCGGTCGCCGCTGCCGACCCCCGCACGCGCACGCTGTTCGCGATGCAGCCGCGGCGGCTGCTGGTCTACGGTCTGTTCAGCTTCTCGCTGGTGATCTTCGCGGTGATCCTGGGCGCGGCGCAGCAGTTCGATTTCCTGTTCAACGTGTGGGACTGGTTGGACGTATTCATCGAGGACGAACGCTATCGCGGCGCCGCCGATGCGCTGGCGGGATACAGCACTTCGGCCAAGATCGCCGCCGCGCTCTATGCGCTGGTCACCATAATCGTCGTCGGCATGGCGAGCGGCGTGGCGCAGGTCTTCGTGCGCGACTGGGGCTTTCTGCTGGAGCGTACGGCAAAGGGCTTCCGCCGCCGCCGCGGCCTGCTGACGAAGACCGACGTGGTCATGCCCGTCCACCGGGTGCAGGCGCTCGTCGTCTCTACCGGGTGGCTGCGTCGCCGCTTTGGCTGGCATGGCCTGGCCTTCATCAGCCTGGCGCAGGATTCGGGCAAGGCCAACCACGAGGTCGCGCCCTTTGCCACGATGGACGAGATCGCCCCTATCGTGGCGGAGGCCGGCTTCACGCTGCCCGGCGCTGCGGTGCGCTGGTGGCGGCCCGCGCCCGCATATTATGCGATTCGCGCGGGGCTTGCGGTGCTCTTGGTAGCGGTGGCGCTGACCGTGGCGGTGGTGGTCGCGGCCGCCGAGGGCACGCCTTTGTGGCCGCTGTTGCTGCTGATCGTGCCGGTGGCCGCCTGGCAGGCCCTGCGCGGCTGGTATCTGTGGCGGGTGGAACGCCATGCGCTGGACCGCGCGCAGGTGTTGAGCAAGCGCGGCTGGCTTTCGCCCAACCTGCAGATCGCCAGCCGGGCGAAACTCCATTCCGCCGGCATTACGCAGGGTCCGTTCGGCCGCTGGCTCGGTTACTGCACCCTCAACCTGGGCCTCGCCGGCGGGACGATGGCCTTCCGTGGCCTCAGGCGAGAGGATGCCCGTTCCCTGCGCGCTGCCGTGCTGGACAGCATGATCGCGACCGATTTCAGCCAGCTGCCGCGCTGA
- a CDS encoding GNAT family N-acetyltransferase, protein MASSEIQVTDETTHGAYRMAVTGSDRQAELTWRAKGEARVADHTYTPTEARGQGIAQKLVERMVADARDQGFTIVPQCPYVDALFRRHADWADVLADTPS, encoded by the coding sequence ATGGCTAGCAGCGAAATTCAGGTGACCGACGAAACCACCCACGGGGCCTACCGCATGGCCGTGACGGGCAGCGACCGGCAGGCCGAACTCACCTGGCGCGCGAAGGGCGAAGCGCGCGTGGCCGACCACACCTACACCCCGACCGAAGCGCGCGGACAGGGCATCGCGCAAAAGCTGGTCGAACGCATGGTTGCCGACGCCCGCGATCAGGGCTTCACCATCGTGCCGCAGTGTCCCTACGTCGATGCCCTGTTCCGCCGCCACGCGGACTGGGCGGACGTGCTGGCCGATACGCCCAGCTGA
- the ileS gene encoding isoleucine--tRNA ligase — translation MTSENIKRDYRDTVFLPKTDFPMKAGLPQKEPGILARWEAEDLYGQVRSARAGAEKFILHDGPPYANGDIHIGHALNKVLKDAVTRTQTLLGKDAPYVPGWDCHGLPIEWKVEELYRKKKRNKDEVPPREFRAECREYAARWVDVQREQFKRLGVAGQWDDPYLTMAPEAEAGIVAELLKFAESGQLYRGAKPVMWSPVEKTALAEAEVEYEDIVSTQIDVAFEIVESPIPELVGAHAVIWTTTPWTIPVNQALAYGPDVDYQLYELSSAIDSSGDESADAAAHAQLPQWPSKVLIAHSETIAGSFVERLEAQLPTVEGRQVHLFFDLAKKPGGDWASFKGSDLAGTIARHPMHHLGGFFAEPRPLLPGDFVTTDSGTGLVHMAPDHGEDDFELCREYGIAPKFVVDDDGRYREDWGWLPRSDERSASVINPKFNAPDGPICSDLREAGALLAASADYQHSYPHSWRSKAKVIFRCTPQWFVPMDRPIEDGRSLRETALAEIEVTRFVPAKGQNRIRAMVEGRPDWVLSRQRAWGVPITLFVHRESGQYLVDAAVNARIVEAVKAEGVDAWSEDNAARLLGNEYDIADYEMVTDILDVWFDSGSTHAFVLESGRWPDLQSPADLYLEGSDQHRGWFQSSLLESCATRGRAPYKAVLTHGFTMAADGRKMSKSLGNTVDPLKVMEEYGADIIRLWALSVDSTEDHRIGPEILKGVADTYRKLRNTFRYLLGALDGFDESERVAVEDMPELERYMLSTLGDLDGKLRTATHDFDFIAYTRALSEFANEDLSAFFFDIRKDRLYCDAPGSLERRAYRTVLDVLFHALIRYAAPVLVFTAEEVWGTRYPDGGSVHLLAWPEVPAAEADAARWAQLRTLRERVTEAIEPLRRDKVVRSGLEAEVAVPAAAVPAGFSDADLAELFISGVVARHDGDSVEVAKSDDAKCGRCWRLLPEVDEDGDLCARCETVVAELDTAA, via the coding sequence ATGACCTCCGAAAACATCAAGCGAGACTATAGGGACACCGTCTTCCTGCCGAAGACCGATTTTCCCATGAAGGCCGGCCTGCCGCAGAAGGAGCCGGGCATTCTCGCGCGCTGGGAGGCCGAGGACCTCTACGGCCAGGTGCGAAGCGCGCGAGCGGGCGCGGAGAAGTTCATCCTCCACGACGGCCCGCCCTATGCCAACGGCGACATCCACATCGGCCACGCGCTCAACAAGGTGCTGAAAGATGCGGTGACGCGCACGCAGACGCTGCTCGGCAAGGATGCGCCCTACGTGCCCGGCTGGGACTGCCACGGCCTGCCGATCGAATGGAAGGTGGAGGAACTCTACCGCAAGAAGAAGCGCAACAAGGACGAGGTGCCGCCGCGCGAATTCCGCGCCGAATGCCGCGAATACGCCGCCCGCTGGGTGGACGTGCAGCGCGAGCAGTTCAAGCGGCTGGGCGTCGCCGGCCAGTGGGACGATCCGTACCTCACCATGGCACCGGAGGCCGAGGCGGGCATCGTCGCGGAGCTGTTGAAGTTCGCCGAGAGCGGCCAGCTTTATCGCGGCGCCAAGCCGGTGATGTGGTCGCCCGTTGAGAAAACCGCGCTGGCCGAGGCCGAGGTGGAATACGAGGACATCGTCTCCACGCAGATCGACGTGGCGTTCGAGATTGTTGAGTCGCCCATCCCCGAACTGGTCGGCGCCCACGCGGTGATCTGGACGACGACGCCGTGGACGATCCCGGTGAACCAGGCTTTGGCCTATGGGCCGGATGTTGATTACCAACTGTACGAGTTAAGTTCCGCAATTGATTCATCAGGTGATGAGTCAGCCGATGCAGCGGCTCATGCGCAGCTTCCCCAGTGGCCGAGCAAGGTCTTAATAGCCCATAGTGAGACGATCGCGGGGTCATTCGTGGAGCGTCTGGAGGCGCAGTTGCCCACGGTTGAGGGGCGGCAAGTTCATTTGTTCTTCGATTTGGCAAAGAAGCCGGGTGGCGATTGGGCTTCCTTCAAAGGCTCCGACCTCGCCGGCACCATCGCCCGCCATCCGATGCACCATCTTGGCGGGTTCTTCGCCGAGCCACGTCCGTTGCTGCCCGGCGACTTCGTCACCACCGACAGCGGCACCGGCCTCGTCCACATGGCGCCTGACCACGGCGAGGACGATTTCGAGCTGTGCCGCGAATATGGCATCGCGCCGAAGTTCGTGGTCGACGACGACGGGCGCTACCGCGAGGACTGGGGCTGGCTGCCGCGCTCCGACGAGCGCAGCGCCAGCGTCATCAATCCGAAGTTCAACGCGCCCGACGGGCCGATCTGCTCTGACCTGCGCGAGGCAGGCGCGCTGCTCGCCGCCAGCGCGGACTACCAGCACAGCTACCCGCACTCGTGGCGCTCCAAGGCCAAGGTGATCTTCCGCTGCACGCCGCAATGGTTCGTGCCGATGGACCGACCCATCGAAGACGGGCGAAGCCTGCGCGAAACCGCGCTCGCCGAGATCGAGGTCACCCGCTTCGTGCCCGCCAAGGGCCAGAACCGCATCCGCGCCATGGTGGAAGGCCGCCCCGACTGGGTGCTCAGCCGCCAGCGCGCCTGGGGCGTGCCGATCACGCTGTTCGTCCACCGGGAGAGCGGGCAGTACCTCGTCGACGCGGCCGTCAACGCGCGCATCGTCGAGGCGGTGAAGGCCGAGGGCGTCGATGCCTGGTCCGAGGACAATGCCGCCCGACTGCTCGGCAACGAGTACGACATTGCCGACTACGAGATGGTCACCGACATTCTCGACGTCTGGTTCGATTCGGGCAGCACCCATGCCTTCGTGCTCGAAAGCGGGCGCTGGCCGGACTTGCAGAGCCCTGCCGATCTCTACCTCGAAGGCAGCGACCAGCATCGCGGCTGGTTCCAGTCCTCGCTGCTGGAAAGCTGCGCCACCCGCGGCCGCGCGCCTTACAAGGCCGTGCTGACCCACGGGTTCACCATGGCCGCCGACGGGCGCAAGATGTCGAAGAGCCTCGGCAATACCGTCGATCCGCTGAAGGTGATGGAGGAATACGGCGCCGACATCATCCGGCTGTGGGCCCTCAGCGTCGATTCGACCGAGGACCACCGCATCGGCCCGGAAATCCTCAAGGGCGTGGCGGATACCTATCGCAAGCTGCGCAATACCTTCCGTTACCTGCTCGGCGCGCTGGACGGGTTCGACGAGAGCGAGCGGGTAGCGGTCGAGGACATGCCCGAACTCGAACGCTATATGCTCAGCACTCTGGGCGATCTCGACGGCAAGCTGCGGACGGCCACGCACGATTTCGATTTCATCGCCTACACCCGCGCGCTCAGCGAATTCGCGAACGAGGACCTCAGCGCCTTTTTCTTCGATATCCGCAAGGACCGGCTCTATTGCGATGCGCCCGGCAGCCTTGAGCGGCGCGCCTATCGCACCGTGCTCGATGTGCTGTTCCACGCGCTGATCCGCTACGCCGCACCGGTGCTGGTCTTCACCGCCGAGGAGGTGTGGGGAACCCGCTATCCGGATGGCGGCAGCGTCCATCTCCTCGCATGGCCCGAAGTGCCCGCCGCCGAGGCCGATGCCGCGCGCTGGGCACAGCTGCGCACCCTGCGCGAGCGGGTGACCGAGGCCATCGAGCCGCTGCGCCGCGACAAGGTCGTGCGCTCGGGCCTTGAAGCCGAGGTCGCCGTGCCCGCCGCCGCCGTGCCCGCCGGCTTCTCCGATGCCGACCTGGCCGAACTGTTCATCTCCGGCGTGGTTGCCCGCCACGATGGCGACAGCGTCGAGGTGGCCAAGAGCGACGATGCCAAGTGCGGGCGCTGCTGGCGCCTGCTGCCCGAAGTCGACGAGGACGGCGACCTGTGCGCCCGCTGCGAAACCGTCGTTGCCGAACTGGATACCGCCGCATGA
- a CDS encoding 5-(carboxyamino)imidazole ribonucleotide synthase, protein MTALAPGSTIGILGGGQLGRMLAVAAAQLGYRCHVYSPESDSVAAEVAARFTCAAWHDAAALAQFAAACDVITYEFENVPVGPLGALPHGLLAPGTRALEVAQDRVREKHFVEDVGGTPAPYAAVDHDSELAGAVDRIGTPGILKTRRDGYDGKGQWRFENAAEAQGIRIPQSGSVYEGMVRFEREFSVILVRGHDGEVRFWDSPVNTHRDGILARSELPAPAIVTEQVAAARALAQRVAEALGYVGVMTAEFFATADGPVFNEMAPRVHNSGHWTIEGAVTSQFENHVRAICGLPLGDTASLSGRMVMQNLIGEECLAIEQHLSDPAAHLHLYGKAEPRPGRKMGHLTRVG, encoded by the coding sequence ATGACGGCGCTCGCACCCGGTTCCACCATCGGCATCCTCGGCGGCGGCCAGCTCGGCCGGATGCTGGCCGTGGCAGCAGCGCAGCTCGGCTATCGCTGCCATGTCTATTCGCCCGAAAGCGACAGCGTCGCCGCCGAGGTTGCCGCGCGGTTCACCTGCGCCGCCTGGCACGATGCCGCCGCGCTCGCCCAATTTGCCGCCGCCTGCGATGTCATCACCTACGAATTCGAGAACGTCCCGGTGGGTCCGCTCGGCGCGCTGCCCCACGGCCTGCTCGCCCCCGGCACGCGGGCGCTGGAAGTGGCGCAGGACCGGGTGCGCGAAAAACACTTCGTCGAGGATGTCGGCGGCACGCCCGCCCCCTATGCCGCAGTCGACCACGACAGCGAGCTTGCCGGCGCCGTCGACCGCATCGGCACCCCCGGCATCCTCAAGACGCGGCGCGACGGCTACGACGGCAAGGGCCAGTGGCGCTTCGAGAATGCCGCCGAGGCGCAAGGCATCCGCATTCCGCAAAGCGGCAGCGTCTACGAAGGCATGGTGCGCTTCGAACGCGAATTCTCGGTGATCCTGGTGCGCGGCCACGACGGCGAGGTGCGCTTCTGGGACAGCCCGGTGAACACTCACCGCGACGGCATTCTCGCCCGTTCCGAACTGCCTGCGCCTGCGATCGTGACCGAGCAGGTGGCGGCGGCACGCGCGCTGGCGCAGCGGGTGGCAGAGGCGCTGGGATACGTCGGCGTGATGACTGCGGAGTTTTTCGCCACGGCGGATGGCCCGGTGTTCAACGAGATGGCCCCCAGGGTCCACAATTCCGGCCACTGGACGATCGAGGGCGCTGTCACCAGCCAGTTCGAGAACCACGTCCGCGCCATCTGCGGCCTGCCGCTGGGCGATACCGCCAGCCTTTCCGGGCGCATGGTGATGCAGAACCTGATCGGCGAGGAATGCCTCGCTATCGAACAACACCTGTCGGACCCTGCCGCGCACCTGCATCTCTACGGCAAGGCCGAACCGCGGCCCGGGCGCAAGATGGGCCACCTGACGCGGGTGGGCTGA
- a CDS encoding dipeptidase, producing the protein MKRALPGAGAVLLAMLAGFFAFGPGIAERQMNVVEGGPLPEVSGEARALHATLTIVDLHSDTLMWARDPLERAGRGHMDLPRLIDGNVALQVFSSVTKSPAGLNFDRNSADARDNITLLAVGQLQPPRTWTSLAERSLYHAARLERAAAEAPDALRLVRSPADIDAVLAGRDATGRPVGALFSAEGLHNLEGNAANLQRLHDAGLRMAGLAHFFDNELAGSMHGLARGGLTAFGRDIVTRMEDMGVIVDIAHCSHQCVAEVLAMARRPVVSSHGGVQATCDTNRNLTDAEIRGVAMTGGVIGVGYFDGAVCDTAPAAIVAAMRHVRDLVGADHVALGSDFDGSVTTAFDTGELVQVTRALLDDGWSEGDIRKAMGLNALRVLREGIKPAGSYHPAEGGRWRVDTTPLPPALPENAS; encoded by the coding sequence GTGAAGCGCGCTCTCCCAGGGGCCGGGGCAGTGCTGCTGGCCATGCTGGCGGGCTTCTTTGCCTTCGGCCCCGGCATCGCGGAGCGGCAAATGAACGTGGTCGAGGGCGGGCCGCTGCCGGAGGTTTCCGGCGAAGCCCGCGCGCTTCACGCCACCCTCACCATCGTCGACCTGCATTCGGACACCCTGATGTGGGCCCGCGATCCTCTGGAGCGTGCCGGCCGCGGCCACATGGACCTGCCGCGCCTGATCGACGGCAACGTGGCGCTGCAGGTCTTCTCCAGCGTCACGAAATCGCCCGCCGGGCTTAATTTCGACCGCAACAGCGCCGATGCGCGCGACAACATCACGCTGCTGGCGGTGGGCCAGCTCCAGCCGCCGCGCACCTGGACTTCGCTCGCCGAACGCTCGCTGTATCACGCCGCCCGGCTGGAGCGCGCTGCCGCCGAGGCGCCCGATGCCTTGCGGCTCGTGCGTTCGCCCGCCGACATCGACGCCGTGTTGGCAGGGCGCGACGCGACCGGGCGGCCCGTGGGTGCGCTGTTCTCCGCCGAGGGGCTGCACAATCTCGAAGGCAATGCGGCCAATCTGCAGCGGCTGCATGATGCGGGCCTCAGGATGGCGGGGCTGGCGCACTTCTTCGACAACGAGCTCGCAGGATCGATGCACGGGCTTGCCAGGGGCGGGCTGACCGCCTTCGGGCGCGACATCGTGACGCGCATGGAGGACATGGGCGTCATCGTCGATATCGCCCACTGTTCGCACCAGTGCGTTGCCGAAGTGCTGGCCATGGCGCGCCGCCCGGTGGTCTCCAGCCACGGCGGGGTGCAGGCGACCTGCGACACCAACCGCAACCTCACCGACGCGGAGATTCGCGGCGTCGCCATGACCGGCGGGGTCATCGGCGTGGGCTATTTCGACGGTGCGGTCTGCGATACCGCGCCCGCCGCCATCGTCGCCGCCATGCGCCACGTGCGCGATCTCGTGGGTGCGGACCATGTGGCGCTGGGGAGCGATTTCGACGGCAGCGTGACGACCGCCTTCGATACCGGGGAGCTGGTGCAGGTGACGCGGGCGCTGCTGGACGATGGCTGGAGCGAAGGCGACATCCGCAAGGCCATGGGCCTCAACGCGCTCAGGGTCTTGCGCGAGGGCATCAAGCCGGCGGGAAGCTACCATCCGGCCGAGGGCGGGCGCTGGCGGGTCGATACCACGCCGCTACCGCCAGCCCTGCCGGAGAACGCATCATGA